A region from the Rhodospirillaceae bacterium genome encodes:
- a CDS encoding FixH family protein — MPGPVTSSKKPLWIIIAGFSIVLIANGFLVYYALNTWTGLETEQHYAKGLAYNNNLDAAKRQQALEWHDEMEIEFTGSSIPVTGLAHVKFSDKAGNPLTDLTVKILATRPTHDGFDQEFFVLHEGNGRYRVPFSLPLKGQWEFRILARRGKDDYQRVERIVTP, encoded by the coding sequence ATGCCCGGCCCCGTAACCTCATCAAAAAAGCCCTTATGGATAATCATCGCAGGATTTTCCATCGTCCTGATCGCCAACGGCTTCTTGGTCTATTATGCGCTCAATACCTGGACGGGCCTTGAGACCGAGCAGCATTACGCCAAGGGATTGGCTTATAACAATAATCTTGATGCAGCCAAACGCCAACAGGCTCTGGAGTGGCATGATGAAATGGAAATTGAGTTCACGGGAAGCAGCATCCCCGTGACGGGCCTAGCCCATGTCAAATTTTCAGACAAGGCGGGAAATCCTTTGACGGATTTAACGGTTAAAATTCTGGCAACCCGGCCAACCCATGATGGCTTCGATCAGGAATTTTTCGTCCTGCATGAAGGTAATGGTCGTTATCGCGTGCCCTTTAGCCTTCCCCTGAAAGGCCAATGGGAATTTCGTATTCTCGCCCGACGCGGCAAAGATGATTATCAGCGCGTCGAGCGGATTGTGACCCCTTAA
- the ccoG gene encoding cytochrome c oxidase accessory protein CcoG, whose product MDMNVNKPDDAGAEFDGPLYASRVKIHPQRIAGFFRRLKWVVLSILLALYYVLPWLRWDRGAGMPDQAILADITGRRLFFFEIEIWPQEIYYLTGLLILGAIGLFLVTALAGRVWCGFTCPQTIWTDLFMLVERWVEGDRNKRLKLDAAPMSLNKMARRSTKHVIWLLIAVATGGAWIWYFVDAPTVTREIISGGASFTIYGFIGLFSATTYVLAGLAREQVCTYMCPWPRFQGAMFDEDSLIVTYEEWRGEPRGKSKNKEQAQLGDCIDCNLCVNVCPTGIDIRDGQQMECIGCALCIDACNSIMEKLKRPRNLIAYDSIANMNARAAGRPTSFHLIRPRTLIYTFTLILVLALMVFTFATRANLEINLQRDRSPLFVTLSNGDIRNGYTLKILNMENRQRVFRLEVSGIDQALITVIGFEKDGAEAVELPVRADGVGTFRVFVRAPADILDEASNEMELELIDLESDDKAEQDTFFYGPKD is encoded by the coding sequence ATGGATATGAATGTAAACAAACCTGACGACGCGGGTGCCGAGTTTGACGGCCCTCTTTATGCCAGCCGGGTAAAAATTCATCCGCAGCGCATAGCGGGTTTTTTCCGTCGTTTAAAATGGGTGGTGTTGTCCATCCTGCTCGCACTTTATTATGTCCTTCCATGGTTGCGCTGGGATCGTGGCGCTGGCATGCCCGATCAGGCAATCCTCGCTGACATAACAGGGCGACGCCTGTTTTTCTTTGAAATCGAAATTTGGCCACAGGAAATTTATTACCTGACGGGGCTTTTGATCCTTGGCGCCATTGGCCTGTTCCTGGTAACGGCTCTTGCCGGGCGTGTGTGGTGTGGTTTTACCTGTCCGCAAACGATCTGGACGGACCTATTTATGCTGGTCGAACGTTGGGTGGAGGGTGATCGCAATAAACGCCTTAAGCTGGATGCGGCACCCATGAGCCTGAACAAAATGGCACGCCGCAGCACCAAACATGTGATCTGGTTGTTGATCGCGGTTGCCACAGGCGGAGCGTGGATATGGTATTTCGTCGATGCACCCACGGTGACACGCGAAATTATTAGCGGAGGTGCATCGTTCACCATTTACGGGTTTATCGGCCTGTTTTCGGCAACGACATATGTACTGGCCGGATTGGCGCGCGAACAGGTTTGTACATACATGTGCCCCTGGCCGCGTTTTCAGGGTGCCATGTTCGACGAAGATTCCCTGATCGTCACTTATGAAGAATGGCGCGGGGAACCACGCGGCAAATCAAAAAATAAAGAACAGGCTCAGTTAGGTGATTGCATTGATTGTAATTTGTGCGTCAACGTTTGCCCGACAGGAATCGATATTCGTGACGGTCAGCAAATGGAATGCATTGGCTGTGCGCTTTGTATTGATGCCTGTAATTCAATCATGGAAAAGCTTAAGCGCCCGCGCAATCTAATTGCTTATGATTCTATCGCCAACATGAATGCCCGGGCGGCGGGACGCCCTACATCCTTTCATCTGATTCGCCCGCGAACGCTTATTTACACATTTACCCTGATTCTGGTTTTAGCCTTGATGGTGTTTACGTTTGCCACCCGCGCTAATCTGGAAATCAATTTACAACGCGATCGTTCTCCCTTGTTCGTTACCCTGTCGAACGGGGATATTCGCAACGGTTACACCCTGAAAATTCTCAACATGGAAAACCGTCAACGGGTATTCAGGCTCGAGGTCAGTGGAATCGATCAGGCTTTGATCACGGTCATTGGTTTTGAAAAAGATGGTGCTGAGGCCGTTGAGTTACCGGTAAGGGCGGACGGAGTTGGAACTTTCCGTGTCTTTGTTCGCGCACCTGCGGATATTCTGGATGAAGCCTCAAACGAAATGGAATTAGAACTGATTGATCTTGAAAGCGATGATAAAGCCGAACAGGATACATTCTTCTACGGACCCAAAGATTGA
- the ccoP gene encoding cytochrome-c oxidase, cbb3-type subunit III yields MANVEKDEISGQETTGHEWDGIKELNTPMPKWWLYTYYACIVFSVGYWVVYPAWPSLSGFTKGMGGYSSRADLDQDLASLKQERSQWSSKFNTMSIDEIGADQQLLNFAMAGGKFIFAENCAPCHGAAGSGAPGYPVLADDDWIWGGTREDIHTTVAFGIRSGHDDTRDSSMPEFLADEVLEKSQITDVTQYVLSLSNEASNADAAKRGAAVFEDECSSCHGEEAKGVADMGGPNLTDGIWLFGKDEKAVSTQIGSPKHGVMPAWFGRLSDVEIKQVSLYVHSLGGGQ; encoded by the coding sequence ATGGCTAATGTCGAAAAAGACGAGATATCCGGCCAGGAAACCACCGGCCATGAGTGGGATGGCATCAAGGAACTCAATACGCCAATGCCTAAATGGTGGCTATACACCTATTACGCCTGCATTGTTTTTTCCGTTGGATACTGGGTTGTTTACCCTGCTTGGCCGAGCCTTTCAGGGTTCACCAAGGGCATGGGCGGGTATTCTTCCCGGGCCGACCTTGATCAGGATCTGGCATCGCTCAAACAGGAACGTTCTCAGTGGTCGTCAAAATTTAACACGATGAGCATCGATGAAATCGGTGCTGACCAGCAGCTTCTTAACTTTGCCATGGCGGGTGGGAAATTCATTTTCGCTGAAAACTGTGCGCCGTGTCATGGTGCCGCCGGTTCGGGTGCCCCAGGCTATCCGGTATTGGCAGATGATGACTGGATTTGGGGTGGAACCCGCGAAGATATTCATACGACTGTGGCATTCGGCATCCGTTCCGGCCACGATGACACTCGCGATAGTTCCATGCCGGAATTTCTGGCAGACGAAGTTCTTGAGAAATCGCAAATTACCGACGTTACCCAGTACGTCTTGTCCCTATCCAATGAAGCAAGTAATGCGGATGCGGCAAAACGTGGTGCAGCCGTATTTGAAGACGAGTGCTCTTCTTGTCACGGTGAAGAAGCCAAAGGCGTTGCCGATATGGGCGGACCTAACTTGACTGACGGCATCTGGCTTTTTGGTAAGGATGAAAAAGCAGTCAGCACTCAAATAGGCTCACCAAAGCATGGTGTCATGCCGGCATGGTTTGGTCGTTTGAGTGACGTCGAAATCAAGCAGGTCAGCTTGTATGTTCACTCGCTGGGCGGCGGTCAATAA
- a CDS encoding cbb3-type cytochrome c oxidase subunit 3: MTLETLYELARSTWVIWMVMLFSGIVLWAFLPRNKERFEDDAKIIFKDESNGV, encoded by the coding sequence ATGACATTGGAAACCCTTTATGAATTAGCCCGATCGACCTGGGTCATATGGATGGTGATGCTGTTTAGCGGCATCGTGTTGTGGGCTTTTTTGCCCCGAAATAAAGAACGTTTTGAAGACGATGCAAAAATCATCTTCAAAGACGAAAGCAATGGAGTTTAA
- the ccoO gene encoding cytochrome-c oxidase, cbb3-type subunit II → MHKILEKNLILLIVAILVTVSVGGLVQIVPLYTIESTIEEVEGVRPYSPLELAGRNIYLREGCYLCHSQMIRPFRDEAERYGHYSLAAESMYDHPFQWGSKRTGPDLARVGGKYSNDWHVAHMIDPRSVVPESIMPGYGFMAERQLSYLNMDEHLYTLRQVGDPYTDEQIRSAVADVNIQANGEDSDVDGFLARYPKAAIGDFDGNPDKVTELDAMIAYLQVLGQMVDFTTYKPELNRR, encoded by the coding sequence ATGCATAAAATTCTCGAAAAAAACCTGATCCTGTTGATCGTCGCCATTCTGGTAACGGTTTCTGTCGGTGGCCTTGTTCAAATTGTGCCCTTGTACACAATTGAAAGCACAATCGAAGAAGTTGAGGGTGTTCGGCCCTATTCTCCACTGGAACTGGCGGGGCGTAACATCTACCTGCGCGAAGGGTGCTATTTGTGCCACAGCCAGATGATCCGTCCTTTCCGTGATGAAGCGGAACGCTATGGCCATTATTCTCTGGCTGCTGAAAGCATGTACGACCATCCTTTCCAGTGGGGCTCAAAACGAACGGGCCCCGATTTGGCCCGCGTTGGCGGCAAGTATTCCAATGACTGGCATGTCGCCCATATGATTGATCCCAGAAGCGTTGTTCCGGAATCGATCATGCCCGGATACGGCTTTATGGCCGAACGTCAACTTAGCTACCTGAATATGGATGAGCATCTGTACACGCTTCGCCAGGTTGGTGATCCGTATACAGATGAGCAAATCAGAAGTGCCGTCGCTGACGTCAACATCCAGGCAAATGGTGAAGATAGTGATGTTGATGGATTTCTTGCTCGCTATCCAAAGGCAGCCATTGGCGATTTTGACGGTAATCCCGACAAGGTTACGGAACTGGATGCCATGATTGCGTATTTGCAGGTGCTCGGCCAGATGGTCGATTTCACCACCTACAAACCCGAATTGAACCGGCGTTAG
- the ccoN gene encoding cytochrome-c oxidase, cbb3-type subunit I: MIDQNGPMTSAVSAPVYNDEAIRKFVIATIFWGVVGFTVGVLIAFQLAFPALNMDLEWTSFGRLRPVHTSAVIFAFGGNILLATSLYVVQRTSRVTLFGGEKWAHVIFWGYQIFIVMAALSYVLGFSQSKEYAEPEWFIDLWLTVVWVIYLVVFAGTIFTRKEKHIYVANWFFMAFILTIAMLHIINNLAVPVSFTGAKSYILWSGVQDAMTQWWYGHNAVGFFLTAGFLGIMYYFIPKQAERPVYSYRLSVVHFWSITFLYIWAGPHHLHYTALPDWTQTLGMTFSVMLWMPSWGGMINGFMTLSGAWDKLRTDPILRFLVTSVGFYGMSTFEGPLMSIKAVNALSHYTDWTIGHVHSGALGWNAFITFGALYYLVPRLWGRKRLYSLRLVNTHFWIATVGIVLYISSMWVSGIMQGLMWRTYDELGFLQYSFIETVEAMHPYYVIRGLGGVLFLLGSLIMVYNLVKTIKGHVRNETPIGASTAAAVGGN, from the coding sequence ATGATAGACCAAAACGGTCCGATGACATCTGCCGTGTCTGCCCCCGTCTATAATGACGAGGCCATTCGCAAATTTGTCATTGCCACAATTTTCTGGGGCGTCGTCGGCTTTACCGTCGGCGTTCTTATCGCCTTTCAGCTTGCCTTTCCAGCCCTGAACATGGATTTGGAGTGGACATCGTTCGGGCGACTACGTCCCGTTCATACATCAGCAGTTATTTTCGCCTTTGGCGGAAACATCCTGCTCGCGACATCCCTGTATGTTGTTCAGCGAACCAGCCGGGTTACGCTTTTCGGTGGCGAAAAGTGGGCTCATGTTATTTTTTGGGGATACCAAATATTCATTGTTATGGCTGCCTTGAGCTACGTGCTCGGCTTCTCGCAAAGCAAGGAATATGCCGAGCCGGAATGGTTTATTGACCTGTGGCTGACAGTTGTCTGGGTGATCTATCTGGTCGTTTTCGCCGGTACGATCTTCACCCGTAAGGAAAAGCACATTTACGTCGCCAACTGGTTTTTCATGGCCTTTATCCTGACCATTGCGATGTTGCACATCATCAACAACCTTGCTGTTCCAGTATCGTTTACGGGCGCCAAAAGCTACATCCTTTGGTCCGGTGTTCAGGACGCCATGACCCAGTGGTGGTACGGCCATAATGCTGTTGGTTTTTTCCTGACGGCTGGTTTTTTGGGGATCATGTATTACTTCATCCCCAAACAGGCCGAACGACCGGTCTATTCATATCGCCTGTCGGTGGTTCACTTCTGGTCGATTACCTTCCTTTATATCTGGGCCGGTCCGCATCACCTGCATTACACGGCGCTTCCGGATTGGACGCAGACTCTGGGTATGACATTTTCTGTCATGCTGTGGATGCCGTCCTGGGGTGGCATGATTAACGGCTTCATGACCCTTTCCGGGGCATGGGACAAACTGCGTACGGACCCGATCCTGCGCTTCCTGGTGACGTCAGTCGGATTCTACGGCATGAGCACGTTCGAAGGACCACTCATGTCCATCAAGGCGGTCAACGCGCTAAGCCACTACACGGACTGGACCATTGGCCATGTGCATTCGGGCGCTCTGGGCTGGAATGCCTTCATTACTTTTGGCGCGCTTTATTATCTGGTGCCCAGATTGTGGGGTCGCAAACGCCTGTATTCGCTGCGCCTGGTCAACACGCATTTCTGGATCGCCACCGTCGGTATCGTCCTTTACATCTCGTCCATGTGGGTATCAGGCATCATGCAGGGCTTGATGTGGCGAACGTATGATGAACTGGGCTTCCTGCAGTATTCGTTCATCGAAACGGTCGAAGCCATGCATCCGTACTACGTCATTCGTGGTCTGGGCGGCGTCCTGTTCCTGCTGGGCTCTTTGATCATGGTTTACAACCTGGTCAAAACCATCAAGGGGCATGTTCGTAACGAAACACCGATTGGTGCGTCAACGGCAGCTGCCGTTGGCGGAAATTAG
- a CDS encoding sulfite exporter TauE/SafE family protein, whose protein sequence is MGESQVMDLLAAGFFICRASAVDNSATLMSLFLAGLAGSGAHCIGMCGPIVLSQVTSRLEGIPASSMVEMNRLSGAALVPYHFGRMTTYAALGGIAASLSGGIIAISGLRFLAGVLLGFAGLFFLGYAGRTLGIAMPGFGASSGKSKAAAMLGGHIRPLFRKPVGWRGYLLGVALGFLPCGLLYGALAAASSTADPIAGVFGMVAFALGTVPALTVVGISGHIAAGRWNAWMVWVAPILLLVNGFFLLILAGGMMI, encoded by the coding sequence ATGGGTGAAAGCCAAGTCATGGATTTATTGGCGGCCGGCTTTTTTATATGCCGGGCCAGTGCCGTTGATAATTCCGCTACGCTGATGAGTCTGTTTCTGGCCGGCCTTGCCGGAAGCGGGGCCCATTGCATCGGCATGTGCGGCCCGATTGTCTTGTCGCAGGTGACGTCGCGCCTTGAGGGCATTCCGGCTTCCTCCATGGTCGAGATGAACCGCCTGAGCGGTGCGGCGCTGGTTCCTTATCATTTTGGCAGAATGACCACCTACGCCGCCTTGGGCGGGATTGCCGCCTCGCTCTCCGGAGGCATTATCGCTATCAGCGGCCTTCGCTTTCTCGCCGGAGTCCTGCTTGGCTTTGCGGGATTGTTCTTTCTTGGCTATGCGGGGCGCACCCTGGGGATTGCTATGCCCGGTTTCGGTGCCAGCAGCGGCAAAAGCAAGGCGGCGGCCATGCTTGGGGGCCATATTCGCCCCTTGTTTCGGAAACCCGTCGGCTGGAGAGGCTACTTGCTCGGCGTCGCCCTGGGCTTCCTCCCATGCGGCTTGCTGTATGGGGCGCTGGCCGCGGCGTCATCGACCGCCGATCCCATCGCCGGCGTTTTCGGCATGGTGGCGTTCGCCCTCGGAACGGTGCCCGCCCTTACCGTCGTCGGGATTAGCGGTCATATCGCGGCCGGGCGTTGGAACGCATGGATGGTTTGGGTAGCGCCGATCCTACTTTTGGTCAACGGCTTCTTCCTACTGATATTGGCAGGGGGAATGATGATATGA
- a CDS encoding cupin domain-containing protein: MSNIVPLTAAEAAAEYFPEMQVWHTMLAAGTHQELHWVKFEPGSSYPLHSHPYEQTSVVIQGHMRLTVGDEVREVGPGDMWFAPSSVSHGGEILGEKPVIFIDVYSPPSGGHDGDVTYY, translated from the coding sequence ATGTCCAATATTGTTCCTTTGACCGCAGCTGAAGCAGCAGCGGAGTACTTTCCCGAAATGCAGGTTTGGCACACCATGTTAGCTGCTGGCACGCACCAGGAGCTCCACTGGGTCAAGTTCGAACCCGGCAGCAGTTATCCGCTTCACTCCCACCCCTACGAGCAGACGAGTGTCGTAATTCAGGGTCACATGCGTCTCACCGTGGGTGACGAAGTTCGTGAAGTCGGCCCAGGCGACATGTGGTTTGCACCCTCCAGTGTGTCTCACGGCGGGGAGATACTGGGCGAGAAACCAGTGATCTTTATCGACGTGTATTCACCTCCCAGCGGTGGTCACGACGGAGACGTCACCTACTATTGA
- a CDS encoding helix-turn-helix domain-containing protein, whose protein sequence is MQQNPHGYGASLENNLEVAIGRQARAFRKNLGMTVVEVSRLANLSPGMLSKIEHGQTSPSLSTLQNLAKALNVPVTSLFRQFEEERDASFVKAGEGIEIERRGTRAGHHYRLLGHTVGGTLNVEPYLITLSKESDVFPIFQHAGVEFVHLLEGALDYRHGDQIYSMTPGDSLFFDADAPHGPENLTKLPIKFLSIISYPSGESTD, encoded by the coding sequence ATGCAGCAAAATCCTCACGGATACGGGGCCTCACTTGAAAACAATCTGGAAGTTGCCATCGGCCGACAGGCCCGGGCCTTTCGCAAAAACCTGGGTATGACGGTTGTCGAAGTTTCCCGCTTGGCCAACTTATCGCCCGGGATGTTGTCTAAAATTGAACACGGGCAAACATCACCGTCCTTGTCGACGTTGCAAAATCTTGCCAAGGCCCTGAACGTTCCGGTTACCTCCTTGTTCCGACAATTCGAGGAAGAACGTGATGCCAGTTTCGTCAAGGCCGGGGAAGGAATCGAGATTGAACGTCGCGGCACTCGTGCGGGGCATCATTATCGCCTGCTTGGCCACACTGTCGGCGGCACGCTCAACGTCGAGCCGTATCTGATTACGTTGAGCAAGGAATCCGACGTCTTTCCGATTTTTCAACACGCCGGGGTCGAATTTGTCCATCTTCTGGAGGGTGCGCTTGATTACCGGCACGGTGATCAGATTTATTCAATGACACCCGGTGATTCACTTTTTTTCGATGCCGATGCCCCACACGGCCCGGAAAACCTTACAAAATTACCAATTAAGTTCCTGTCCATCATCAGCTATCCAAGTGGCGAAAGCACCGACTGA
- a CDS encoding amidophosphoribosyltransferase, with amino-acid sequence MCGIAGIMYKNDLGKSQVGKALISMLDGCQHRGPDSTGFALYHGHKEDLLRLRFFVEDGPEGEKTLERIRAKLGEFQAEVVEEERIGSTGRFEVHFKGNLQKLSYALEHVAKVVSIGESLDIIKDIGGAHDVDDVYSVENFQGSHGIGHVRLATESDVAPEASHPFWATGFADVAIVHNGQITNYWKMRRRLEKRRFEFNTDNDSELIAVYLADKLSQGYKLADALKTSIDDMDGTFSFLVSTKGEIGFAKDHLAAKPMVMFESNELIAIASEEVSLNKLFPGEALSTSEPPPGTYGTWQRSI; translated from the coding sequence ATGTGCGGTATTGCTGGCATTATGTATAAAAACGACCTGGGCAAATCACAGGTCGGCAAGGCCCTGATTTCAATGCTGGATGGTTGCCAGCATCGCGGCCCTGATTCCACCGGTTTTGCTCTTTATCATGGACACAAGGAAGATTTGTTGCGGCTGCGCTTCTTCGTTGAAGATGGCCCTGAGGGTGAAAAAACGCTGGAGCGTATCCGCGCCAAGCTGGGCGAATTTCAGGCAGAAGTGGTTGAAGAGGAGCGCATCGGCTCGACCGGTCGCTTCGAAGTCCATTTCAAGGGTAATCTGCAAAAGCTGTCCTACGCCCTGGAACACGTTGCCAAGGTTGTCTCGATTGGCGAAAGCCTGGATATCATCAAGGACATTGGCGGCGCCCATGATGTCGATGATGTTTATTCAGTTGAAAACTTTCAGGGCAGTCACGGCATTGGCCATGTCCGTCTGGCAACTGAATCCGACGTCGCCCCGGAAGCCTCGCACCCGTTCTGGGCCACAGGGTTCGCCGATGTTGCCATTGTTCACAATGGTCAGATCACCAATTACTGGAAAATGCGTCGGCGGCTCGAAAAACGACGTTTTGAATTCAACACGGACAATGACAGCGAACTGATCGCTGTTTATCTGGCCGACAAACTATCCCAAGGGTACAAACTGGCCGATGCGCTGAAGACATCGATTGACGACATGGACGGCACGTTTTCTTTTCTGGTTTCAACCAAAGGGGAAATCGGTTTCGCCAAGGACCATCTGGCGGCCAAGCCAATGGTCATGTTTGAGAGCAATGAGTTGATTGCAATCGCTTCGGAAGAAGTCTCACTTAATAAATTGTTTCCGGGCGAAGCATTAAGCACGTCGGAACCACCGCCGGGGACATACGGTACATGGCAACGATCGATTTAG
- a CDS encoding glutamate synthase, producing MATIDLAATSVRQANEQIRNFGTQGEDVEVINPDARHHIGVGLVHNIKVKIRGSAGYFCAGLTDGCRVEIDNNVGWGLADNMLGGCAIVRGNASAIAAVAMRGGEVVVHGNIGSRAGQVMKEGTLLAAGNANFMAGYMMYGGRIIILGNSGEKLGQDMTGGDIYVGGKIDSLGTDAQQIDLPGEEEDSIREFLEHYQIPFKGGFQKVVNAGEKLRYDRTEPRVRNVPFFVASGKSDYWNEKVQEDIHVKSVIGRYRIRGYGTTRALPHLSDIAFKRDLSTIKADADVVRKVNLATEVGGRNGGKPISLSMPVMIAPMSYGALSKSTKLALAIASKKSGISENTGEGGMIDKQREVADQLIYQCLSGRLGWNIHDMQRADGLEIYISQGAKPGLGGQLMAKKVTKEIATIRGIPEGIDLRSPSRHPDVLGADDLVIKIEEFREATGYRVPVSVKLGAGRVRDDIKIAWKDGFDFVELDGLQGSTGAAGNEVLEYVGIPTLSAIQETMDSLDEVGGREDMPIVLMGGVKDGVDAAKAIALGAHAVAVGTAAIIAGGCIACLQCHVGQCVVGIATQDPEHEKRYDTDAEAEHIHKFLESVRWQIAAIADAHGYKEIHQLGRDDLVALTPEAAEITRLPYAPEYRQNDKNMRKDAL from the coding sequence ATGGCAACGATCGATTTAGCGGCGACTTCTGTCCGCCAAGCCAACGAACAAATACGAAATTTTGGAACCCAGGGTGAAGATGTAGAAGTCATCAACCCGGATGCCCGCCATCACATCGGGGTTGGGCTTGTCCATAACATCAAAGTCAAGATACGTGGATCGGCGGGTTATTTTTGCGCCGGGTTGACGGATGGTTGCCGCGTTGAAATTGATAATAATGTCGGCTGGGGACTGGCCGATAACATGCTGGGTGGTTGTGCCATCGTGCGTGGAAACGCCAGTGCCATCGCCGCCGTTGCCATGCGCGGCGGTGAAGTCGTCGTTCACGGCAATATCGGCTCACGTGCCGGTCAAGTGATGAAAGAAGGCACCTTACTGGCCGCCGGCAATGCAAATTTCATGGCCGGATACATGATGTACGGCGGGCGCATAATCATCCTGGGAAATTCCGGTGAAAAACTGGGCCAGGACATGACCGGTGGTGACATTTACGTCGGCGGCAAGATTGATTCCCTTGGCACTGACGCCCAACAGATCGATTTACCGGGTGAAGAAGAAGACTCGATCCGGGAATTTCTGGAGCACTACCAAATACCTTTTAAAGGCGGTTTTCAGAAGGTCGTTAATGCGGGTGAGAAACTGCGCTACGACAGGACCGAACCACGGGTTCGTAATGTTCCGTTTTTTGTTGCTTCAGGAAAATCCGATTACTGGAATGAAAAAGTACAGGAAGACATTCACGTAAAATCTGTCATTGGCCGCTACCGTATTCGTGGTTACGGGACGACGCGGGCGTTGCCGCACCTTTCCGACATCGCTTTTAAAAGAGATCTTTCGACCATCAAGGCCGACGCCGATGTCGTTAGAAAGGTTAATTTGGCGACCGAAGTCGGTGGTCGAAATGGCGGCAAACCTATTTCGCTAAGCATGCCGGTGATGATCGCCCCGATGAGCTACGGCGCGCTGTCAAAATCGACAAAACTTGCCCTCGCCATAGCCTCGAAAAAATCCGGCATATCGGAAAATACCGGCGAAGGCGGCATGATTGACAAACAACGCGAGGTTGCCGATCAACTGATCTACCAGTGCCTGTCGGGAAGACTGGGTTGGAATATTCACGACATGCAGCGCGCTGACGGCCTTGAGATTTATATCTCTCAAGGGGCCAAGCCTGGCTTGGGCGGCCAATTAATGGCCAAGAAGGTGACCAAAGAAATAGCAACTATTCGCGGCATCCCCGAAGGCATTGATTTGCGTTCGCCATCGCGTCATCCTGATGTTCTGGGGGCCGACGATCTGGTCATTAAAATTGAGGAATTCCGCGAGGCGACTGGCTACCGGGTACCGGTGTCAGTCAAGTTGGGAGCCGGTCGCGTTCGCGACGACATTAAGATCGCCTGGAAGGACGGTTTTGATTTTGTCGAACTGGACGGCTTGCAGGGCTCAACCGGTGCTGCCGGAAATGAAGTCCTGGAATACGTTGGCATTCCTACTCTTTCAGCCATTCAGGAAACCATGGATTCACTGGACGAGGTCGGTGGTCGCGAGGATATGCCGATAGTCCTTATGGGTGGCGTCAAAGATGGCGTCGATGCGGCCAAGGCGATTGCTTTGGGTGCTCATGCTGTTGCGGTTGGAACGGCGGCCATAATCGCGGGCGGCTGTATTGCCTGCCTGCAATGTCATGTCGGTCAATGTGTGGTTGGTATTGCCACACAGGACCCGGAACACGAAAAACGCTACGATACCGATGCTGAGGCTGAGCACATTCACAAGTTCCTGGAATCAGTGCGCTGGCAAATAGCGGCTATCGCTGATGCCCATGGCTACAAGGAGATTCACCAGTTAGGCCGTGATGATCTGGTTGCCCTAACACCGGAAGCGGCTGAAATCACCCGCCTTCCTTACGCCCCTGAATATCGCCAAAACGACAAAAACATGCGTAAGGATGCGCTCTAG